One part of the Arabidopsis thaliana chromosome 1 sequence genome encodes these proteins:
- a CDS encoding Pentatricopeptide repeat (PPR) superfamily protein — protein MGTRVTQFSYLHAPSSHMAEQLLNQFISAVISKSRHLNHLKQVQSFMIVSGLSHSHFLCFKLLRFCTLRLCNLSYARFIFDRFSFPNTHLYAAVLTAYSSSLPLHASSAFSFFRLMVNRSVPRPNHFIYPLVLKSTPYLSSAFSTPLVHTHLFKSGFHLYVVVQTALLHSYASSVSHITLARQLFDEMSERNVVSWTAMLSGYARSGDISNAVALFEDMPERDVPSWNAILAACTQNGLFLEAVSLFRRMINEPSIRPNEVTVVCVLSACAQTGTLQLAKGIHAFAYRRDLSSDVFVSNSLVDLYGKCGNLEEASSVFKMASKKSLTAWNSMINCFALHGRSEEAIAVFEEMMKLNINDIKPDHITFIGLLNACTHGGLVSKGRGYFDLMTNRFGIEPRIEHYGCLIDLLGRAGRFDEALEVMSTMKMKADEAIWGSLLNACKIHGHLDLAEVAVKNLVALNPNNGGYVAMMANLYGEMGNWEEARRARKMIKHQNAYKPPGWSRIEIDNEVHQFYSLDKSHPETEEIYMILDSLISF, from the coding sequence ATGGGGACACGTGTAACACAATTCTCTTACCTCCACGCGCCGTCGTCACACATGGCGGAGCAGTTACTGAATCAATTCATCTCCGCAGTGATATCAAAGTCGAGACATTTGAATCATTTGAAGCAAGTTCAGTCCTTTATGATAGTTTCTGGACTAAGTCATTCacatttcctctgttttaagCTTCTTCGTTTTTGTACGCTTCGTCTCTGTAATCTCTCTTACGCTCGCTTTATCTTTGATCGTTTCTCTTTCCCCAATACGCATCTTTACGCTGCCGTTTTAACTgcttactcttcttctcttcctcttcatgcttcttcagctttctccttctttcgTCTCATGGTTAATCGTTCTGTTCCTCGGCCTAATCACTTTATCTACCCACTTGTTCTTAAGTCTACACCATATCTCTCCTCTGCTTTTTCAACTCCTTTGGTGCATACCCATTTGTTTAAATCTGGGTTTCATCTCTATGTCGTTGTTCAAACTGCTCTTCTTCACTCCTAcgcttcctctgtttctcatATAACTCTTGCAAGACAACTGTTCGACGAAATGTCTGAGAGAAATGTTGTTTCTTGGACTGCTATGCTTTCTGGGTATGCTAGGTCTGGTGATATCTCTAATGCTGTTGCTCTTTTTGAAGATATGCCTGAGCGTGATGTTCCTTCCTGGAATGCGATTCTTGCTGCTTGTACTCAGAATGGTCTTTTTCTTGAAGCGGTTTCTCTGTTTAGAAGGATGATTAATGAGCCTAGCATTCGTCCTAATGAGGTAACTGTAGTTTGTGTCCTCTCTGCGTGTGCTCAAACTGGTACGCTTCAGCTGGCTAAAGGGATTCATGCCTTTGCTTACCGTCGTGATCTTTCTTCTGATGTGTTTGTTTCGAATTCTTTAGTTGACTTGTATGGAAAATGTGGTAACTTGGAGGAAGCAAGCTCTGTTTTTAAGATGGCATCCAAGAAAAGTTTAACAGCTTGGAATTCTATGATCAATTGCTTTGCACTCCATGGTAGAAGTGAAGAAGCCATAGCTGTGTTTGAAGAAATGATGAAGTTGAACATTAACGATATCAAACCAGATCACATTACTTTCATCGGTCTTCTCAATGCGTGTACTCATGGAGGTTTGGTATCAAAAGGCCGAGGTTATTTCGATCTGATGACAAACAGATTCGGTATTGAGCCAAGGATTGAGCATTATGGCTGTCTAATAGATCTTTTAGGCAGGGCAGGTCGGTTTGATGAAGCTTTAGAAGTTATGTCCACGATGAAGATGAAAGCGGATGAGGCTATTTGGGGATCACTGCTTAATGCTTGTAAGATACATGGCCATCTGGATTTGGCTGAAGTTGCTGTAAAAAACCTGGTTGCTTTAAATCCTAATAATGGAGGTTATGTCGCTATGATGGCAAATTTATATGGAGAGATGGGTAATTGGGAAGAGGCACGTAGAGCTAGAAAGATGATCAAGCACCAAAATGCTTATAAACCACCAGGCTGGAGTCGGATTGAGATCGATAACGAGGTCCATCAGTTCTACTCTCTTGACAAATCACATCCGGAGACTGAGGAGATATACATGATACTTGACAGTCTGATCTCTTTCTGA
- a CDS encoding ENTH/ANTH/VHS superfamily protein (ENTH/ANTH/VHS superfamily protein; FUNCTIONS IN: phospholipid binding, clathrin binding, binding, phosphatidylinositol binding; INVOLVED IN: clathrin coat assembly; LOCATED IN: clathrin coat; EXPRESSED IN: 11 plant structures; EXPRESSED DURING: 9 growth stages; CONTAINS InterPro DOMAIN/s: Epsin-like, N-terminal (InterPro:IPR013809), ANTH (InterPro:IPR011417), ENTH/VHS (InterPro:IPR008942), Clathrin adaptor, phosphoinositide-binding, GAT-like (InterPro:IPR014712); BEST Arabidopsis thaliana protein match is: ENTH/ANTH/VHS superfamily protein (TAIR:AT5G57200.1); Has 380 Blast hits to 359 proteins in 25 species: Archae - 0; Bacteria - 0; Metazoa - 0; Fungi - 2; Plants - 374; Viruses - 0; Other Eukaryotes - 4 (source: NCBI BLink).) produces MRLDLSAKFRQVLGLAKDHASIGRAIVQNYNEKAFFDIEVAVVRATSHDDCPVDDKTMHEILFLVSNTPGSIPFLAEQISRRLAKTRDCLVAGKTLLLFHRLLRGSSRSIEQQLHIAHTSGHLQIGCSWFMMSLDSRSFVFLQNYVAYLQERVGWIINQAGKLEPVMSGGTKFSRYKEKSMDLVFHILPKCQEFIAQVLKCSPVDAWPIDNLVQAATGNILKESFQVYMTYSDGMTALVSMLFDLSRPARDLACGMLRKASQQIQDLRILYDKCRGFAGMKSLDYPSVQAISMDHIVALEECSSYGGKRGFSLSTNLRDAITCNELKQEQHSASFSSTSPFSLPVETKISMVWVVFDNEDGEESDKQTEKAYER; encoded by the coding sequence ATGAGGCTTGATTTATCTGCCAAGTTTCGGCAAGTTCTTGGTCTTGCCAAAGATCATGCATCTATTGGCAGAGCTATTGTACAAAACTACAATGAAAAAGCCTTTTTTGACATTGAAGTGGCAGTGGTTCGAGCCACTAGCCATGATGATTGTCCTGTTGATGATAAAACCATGCACGAGATACTCTTCCTTGTCTCTAACACACCGGGATCGATTCCTTTTCTTGCTGAACAGATCTCTCGCCGTCTAGCCAAGACAAGAGATTGCTTAGTCGCGGGTAAAACACTGTTACTCTTTCACCGTCTCTTGCGTGGTAGCAGTCGCAGTATCGAGCAGCAATTGCATATTGCACACACATCTGGTCATCTTCAAATAGGTTGCTCCTGGTTCATGATGAGCCTGGATTCTCGATCCTTTGTTTTTCTGCAGAACTATGTAGCTTATCTCCAAGAAAGAGTTGGATGGATCATCAACCAAGCTGGTAAGCTCGAACCCGTAATGTCTGGTGGTACAAAGTTTAGCCGTTACAAAGAGAAATCCATGGATCTGGTGTTCCACATCTTACCAAAGTGTCAAGAGTTTATTGCACAGGTGTTGAAGTGTTCACCAGTTGATGCCTGGCCTATCGATAATCTGGTTCAGGCAGCTACGGGCAACATCTTGAAAGAGAGTTTCCAAGTCTACATGACGTATTCCGATGGGATGACCGCGCTGGTTAGCATGCTCTTTGATCTTTCAAGACCCGCGAGAGATTTAGCTTGCGGAATGTTGAGAAAAGCTTCTCAACAGATTCAAGATCTTCGCATCCTGTATGACAAGTGTAGAGGATTCGCCGGGATGAAAAGCTTGGATTACCCATCTGTGCAAGCCATTTCTATGGATCATATAGTAGCACTAGAGGAATGCTCAAGCTATGGAGGCAAAAgaggtttctctctttccacCAACCTAAGAGATGCAATCACCTGCAATGAACTAAAACAAGAACAGCATTCTGCCAGTTTTTCATCTACCAGTCCTTTCTCATTACCAGTGGAGACCAAAATTAGCATGGTTTGGGTTGTTTTTGACAATGAAGATGGTGAAGAATCAGACAAGCAAACAGAGAAAGCATATGAACGTTGA
- a CDS encoding Class I peptide chain release factor (Class I peptide chain release factor; FUNCTIONS IN: translation release factor activity; INVOLVED IN: translational termination; LOCATED IN: chloroplast; EXPRESSED IN: 24 plant structures; EXPRESSED DURING: 15 growth stages; CONTAINS InterPro DOMAIN/s: Class I peptide chain release factor (InterPro:IPR000352); BEST Arabidopsis thaliana protein match is: Peptide chain release factor 2 (TAIR:AT1G56350.1); Has 14711 Blast hits to 14711 proteins in 2768 species: Archae - 0; Bacteria - 10081; Metazoa - 256; Fungi - 228; Plants - 204; Viruses - 13; Other Eukaryotes - 3929 (source: NCBI BLink).) yields MAIMAVAALFHARFPLLLRRSIPLLSAPTSVIYNHRTLLSDGLSTRLCSILRYSSSDGVNGGSSGGDFGNDNDSVSVVSDVQSPNYLKFTDEELMKQCRLETFRVSGPGGQHRNKRDSAVRLKHLPTGIVAQAVEDRSQHKNRASALNRLRTLLAIKVRNKVDIEAYAPPPELLQILPPKSTIRTSSGSQIGPNNPKFVPGMQALLDVISASDGSIADSAKLLGLSTGGLSRLILSHDGLRMAVNSMRAAKGIKPLK; encoded by the exons ATGGCGATCATGGCCGTTGCCGCTCTCTTTCACGCCCGCTTCCCTCTTCTCCTCCGTCGCAGTATCCCGTTACTGTCGGCTCCTACTTCTGTTATTTACAATCACAGAACTCTTCTATCCGATGGACTCAGTACTCGATTATGCTCGATTCTCCGTTATTCATCGTCTGACGGCGTCAACGGCGGAAGTAGCGGTGGCGATTTCGGTAACGATAACGATTCCGTTAGTGTTGTTTCGGATGTTCAGAGTCCTAATTACTTAAAATTCACCGATGAAGAATTGATGAAGCAATGTAGATTAGAGACATTTAGAGTTTCAGGACCTGGAGGACAACACCGGAACAAGCGTGACTCCGCCGTGCGTCTGAAACATCTCCCCACCGGAATCGTAGCTCAAGCCGTCGAAGATCGTTCACAGCACAAGAACCGTGCTTCTGCTCTAAACCGTCTTCGTACGCTCCTCGCCATTAAAG TGAGAAACAAAGTGGACATTGAAGCTTATGCTCCTCCTCCAGAGCTTCTTCAGATTCTACCTCCTAAGTCTACCATTAGAACTTCTTCTGGTTCACAGATTGGTCCCAACAATCCTAAATTTGTACCT GGAATGCAAGCTTTGCTTGATGTTATTTCTGCTTCTGACGGTTCTATCGCTGATTCTGCCAAATTGCTGGG TTTGAGCACTGGTGGCTTATCTCGTTTGATACTCTCCCATGATGGTCTTCGTATGGCTGTCAATAGCATGAGAGCAGCCAAG GGAATAAAGCCTCTCAAATAG